In one Bryobacteraceae bacterium genomic region, the following are encoded:
- a CDS encoding DUF1003 domain-containing protein, with protein sequence MSCDPAFLTRVPLFSRLGAGELAILASHIEERHFDPRQRLYRRGDPGGRGYVLVEGRVRVTLIDDDQQEVTLEEPAPGGFFGLASLLEGTAHQTGAVALERTTCLEVDRDDLRRLIATMPDAGMDMLATLGTRLHAAQRLVQTRSLRNPNEVIERESTLGDRVADSVARFGGSWRFIILFTAVLAVYTAWNIVLGARAWDPYPFILLNLFLSMLAAIQAPVIMMSQNRKDAKDRLRGELDFQVNRRAEAEIRGLGTKLNDLNEQVADIVELLRKHQPGAAR encoded by the coding sequence ATGAGCTGCGATCCCGCTTTCCTCACCCGAGTGCCGCTATTCTCCCGCCTCGGCGCCGGCGAACTCGCCATACTCGCGTCGCATATCGAGGAACGTCATTTCGACCCGCGCCAGCGTCTCTACCGCCGCGGCGACCCTGGCGGACGCGGCTACGTGTTGGTGGAAGGCCGTGTGCGCGTCACCCTGATCGACGACGACCAGCAGGAAGTCACGCTCGAAGAGCCGGCTCCTGGCGGCTTCTTCGGACTCGCATCCCTGCTCGAGGGAACAGCGCATCAGACCGGCGCCGTCGCGCTCGAACGCACCACGTGCCTCGAGGTGGACCGTGATGACCTACGACGCCTCATCGCAACGATGCCCGACGCTGGTATGGATATGCTCGCCACCCTCGGCACGCGTCTCCATGCGGCTCAACGGCTTGTGCAAACCCGATCCCTGCGGAATCCCAACGAGGTGATCGAAAGAGAATCCACGCTCGGGGACCGCGTCGCCGACTCTGTGGCGCGGTTCGGCGGCTCCTGGCGGTTCATCATCCTTTTCACCGCCGTATTGGCCGTCTACACCGCCTGGAATATCGTTCTTGGCGCGCGCGCCTGGGACCCCTATCCGTTCATCCTCCTGAACCTTTTTCTCTCGATGCTCGCGGCCATTCAGGCGCCCGTGATCATGATGAGCCAGAACCGCAAGGACGCCAAGGACCGTCTTCGCGGCGAGCTCGACTTCCAAGTCAACCGCCGCGCCGAAGCCGAGATCCGCGGTCTTGGCACGAAGCTCAACGACCTCAATGAGCAGGTCGCCGACATCGTCGAGTTGCTCCGCAAACACCAGCCGGGTGCGGCGCGATGA
- a CDS encoding EamA family transporter: MKWPVFAVLSAVFAALTAIFAKIGVAGIDSNVAVAIRTTVVVVFAWGLVSVQGTGASVADIPGRTWTFLVLSGIATGLSWLCYFRALQLGPASRVAPLDKLSVPIAIFLAVVLLGERPTAGVVIGGTLILAGAVIAVAV, translated from the coding sequence GTGAAGTGGCCAGTTTTCGCCGTGCTGTCGGCGGTGTTCGCGGCGTTGACGGCGATCTTCGCCAAGATCGGCGTCGCGGGAATCGACTCCAACGTCGCGGTGGCGATCCGGACCACGGTGGTGGTTGTGTTCGCGTGGGGCCTTGTATCCGTGCAAGGGACGGGCGCCTCCGTGGCGGACATTCCGGGAAGGACGTGGACGTTCCTGGTGCTTTCCGGCATTGCCACGGGACTCTCCTGGCTGTGCTATTTTCGCGCGCTTCAGTTGGGCCCGGCGAGCCGTGTGGCTCCGCTCGACAAGCTTTCGGTGCCGATCGCGATCTTCCTGGCGGTGGTGCTTCTGGGGGAACGTCCGACGGCGGGGGTGGTCATCGGCGGCACGCTGATTCTGGCCGGCGCGGTGATTGCGGTAGCCGTTTGA
- a CDS encoding carboxypeptidase regulatory-like domain-containing protein: MRFRLLTALVFPCLAAAQTQFASIRGVVEDSSGAVVANAALTLTNVGQNRPWSTQSNESGAYVFQQIPPGNYNLQVEAAGFKRFFREGLVLQVAQIAEINVPLEIGAVTETVQVSAETPLLETVSSTLGEVVNSVTSENLPLNGRNALQLVALTPGINANTNYNNSGQGGGSITAVGFSANGGRNVSTAVMLDGSPQEVMGYNQPAYVPSPDALQEFKVQTNSMSAEYGRTGGAVVNMVHRSGTSDFHGVIYEFLRNNALDANGFFNNLNGRDKAAFRYNQFGFTAGGPLTPSRQTTFFFVNYEGIRQVNPGSATFSVPTVGMKQGDFSGIANTIYDPATINAQGERQPFPNRSIPMARANPVGLKFLSFYPDPNQPGVINNYFSQAGSKTARNNVSFKIDRRISDRQNLFGRFSWENATTDQPQHFGNAATGTPGFTGARNRSGTIDDSWVVSNWILHGNYGYSYHANPRGPLDNVITSTDLGFPAPVGAQAQFAIFPTTPVSGYAQLGPEAGYIIGNKFETHTWAGDASKLVGTHTIKFGGTHRLNRVSNFRPNNPNGNYSFNDGFTRRFFNRAGGGDAIASLFLGLPSGGQMRSEPVLGLQVKYTALFVQDDWRVSDRLTLNLGLRWDADFPQTERFDRASWFDLQARSPIQAPGFDSFFGGLVFAGSRTPGASRGIKDLDKNNFAPRVGLAYKVTDRLVVRTGTGIFYSPTTGFGPNATNAGALGFNAITTLVSSINGGRTPYTTLSNPFPDGFNAPENGQNGLATFAGQAINGNLRFDRVPYSVQWNFNVQYELPGSTLFDVAYAGNSGVKLQANSQLNQLPDAALAQGDGLLRTAPNPFLGLLPATTPLGRATTTVGQLQRPFPWLTGLTHQWGTQAHSSYHALQTKFRKRYSNGLQFLLAYTWSKTIDDVSSVAGFLGDQNPGYTNNNRRDLDRSLSALHVPHNLVFNYQWELPFGKGKPYLNAGGIANQALGGWILNGITSIQSGSPISIASRQNTTGSFGGGQRPDSTGISSATPGSDKDRIFGWFNTAAFIDAAPYAFGNVGRFLPDNLGPGRHNWDVSILKNVPFGERFRLQFRAELFNTFNMVNFRNPAGTTLGQPNFGRITASDAARIIQFGLKLYY, encoded by the coding sequence ATGCGTTTTCGACTGCTTACCGCTCTCGTATTCCCCTGCCTCGCCGCCGCGCAAACCCAGTTTGCCTCGATTCGCGGCGTGGTGGAAGATTCTTCCGGCGCCGTCGTGGCCAACGCGGCGCTCACGCTCACCAACGTCGGACAGAACCGCCCGTGGTCGACGCAGAGCAATGAATCCGGCGCCTACGTCTTCCAACAGATCCCGCCGGGCAACTACAACCTGCAAGTGGAAGCGGCGGGCTTCAAGCGCTTCTTCCGCGAGGGCCTTGTGCTGCAGGTGGCGCAGATCGCCGAGATCAACGTTCCGCTCGAGATCGGCGCGGTGACCGAGACAGTGCAGGTTTCCGCCGAGACGCCGCTGCTCGAGACGGTAAGTTCGACGCTTGGCGAGGTGGTCAATTCGGTGACGAGTGAGAACCTCCCGCTGAACGGCCGCAACGCACTGCAGCTGGTGGCGCTCACCCCGGGCATCAACGCGAACACGAATTACAACAACTCAGGCCAGGGCGGAGGCAGCATCACGGCGGTGGGTTTTTCGGCCAACGGGGGGAGGAACGTCTCGACGGCGGTGATGCTCGACGGCTCGCCGCAGGAAGTGATGGGGTACAACCAGCCGGCGTACGTGCCGTCGCCGGACGCGCTGCAGGAGTTCAAGGTACAGACGAACTCGATGTCAGCCGAGTATGGGCGCACTGGCGGCGCGGTGGTCAACATGGTGCACCGTTCCGGAACGAGCGATTTCCACGGCGTGATCTACGAGTTTCTGCGCAACAACGCGCTCGACGCCAATGGCTTCTTCAACAACCTCAACGGACGCGACAAGGCCGCATTCCGGTACAACCAGTTCGGCTTCACGGCGGGCGGACCGTTGACGCCGTCGCGGCAGACGACATTCTTCTTCGTCAACTACGAAGGGATCCGGCAGGTGAATCCGGGTTCGGCGACATTCAGCGTGCCCACCGTCGGGATGAAGCAGGGCGATTTCTCAGGGATTGCGAACACCATCTATGACCCGGCCACGATCAACGCCCAGGGCGAGCGCCAGCCGTTCCCCAACCGCAGCATTCCCATGGCGAGAGCCAATCCGGTGGGTTTGAAGTTTCTGTCTTTTTATCCGGACCCGAACCAGCCGGGCGTCATCAATAACTACTTCTCGCAGGCCGGCTCCAAGACGGCGCGGAACAACGTTTCGTTCAAGATCGACCGCCGGATCTCGGACCGGCAAAACCTGTTCGGGCGCTTTTCCTGGGAGAACGCCACCACCGACCAGCCCCAGCATTTCGGCAACGCCGCTACCGGCACGCCCGGATTCACTGGGGCGCGCAACCGCAGCGGCACCATCGACGACTCCTGGGTGGTGAGCAACTGGATTCTTCACGGCAACTACGGTTACTCCTATCACGCCAACCCGCGCGGCCCGTTGGACAACGTGATCACCTCCACGGACCTCGGCTTTCCCGCCCCGGTCGGCGCGCAGGCGCAGTTCGCCATCTTCCCGACGACGCCGGTTTCCGGTTACGCGCAACTCGGGCCGGAGGCCGGGTACATTATCGGCAACAAGTTCGAAACGCACACCTGGGCCGGCGATGCGTCGAAACTCGTCGGCACGCATACGATCAAGTTCGGCGGCACACACAGGCTGAACCGGGTCTCAAACTTCCGGCCGAACAACCCGAACGGCAACTATAGTTTCAACGACGGGTTCACGCGCCGCTTCTTCAACCGCGCCGGCGGCGGCGACGCGATCGCCTCACTGTTTCTCGGCCTGCCGAGCGGCGGCCAGATGCGGTCCGAACCCGTGTTGGGGCTGCAGGTGAAGTACACGGCGCTGTTCGTGCAGGATGACTGGCGCGTCTCCGACCGGCTGACGCTCAACCTGGGCCTGCGCTGGGACGCTGACTTCCCGCAGACGGAACGGTTCGACCGCGCATCCTGGTTCGACCTGCAGGCGCGCAGTCCCATTCAGGCCCCGGGTTTCGACTCCTTCTTCGGTGGGCTCGTCTTCGCCGGCAGCCGCACTCCGGGCGCGTCGCGGGGCATCAAGGACCTCGACAAAAACAACTTCGCACCGCGCGTCGGCCTGGCGTACAAAGTCACCGACCGGCTGGTAGTCCGGACCGGCACGGGCATCTTCTACTCGCCCACCACCGGCTTCGGCCCCAACGCCACCAACGCCGGCGCGCTCGGGTTCAACGCCATCACGACATTGGTGTCTTCGATCAACGGAGGGCGCACGCCGTACACGACGCTCAGCAATCCTTTCCCGGACGGATTCAACGCGCCGGAAAACGGGCAGAACGGACTCGCCACCTTCGCCGGGCAGGCCATCAACGGCAACCTCCGCTTCGATCGCGTGCCCTACAGCGTGCAATGGAATTTCAACGTGCAGTACGAACTGCCGGGCAGCACCTTGTTCGACGTCGCCTACGCCGGAAACAGTGGCGTGAAACTCCAAGCCAACTCGCAACTGAACCAACTTCCCGATGCCGCACTCGCGCAGGGCGATGGGCTGCTGCGCACGGCGCCGAATCCGTTCCTGGGCTTGCTGCCCGCCACCACGCCGCTCGGACGCGCCACCACCACGGTCGGCCAGTTGCAGCGGCCGTTCCCGTGGCTCACCGGGCTGACCCACCAGTGGGGCACGCAGGCGCATTCGAGCTACCACGCGCTGCAGACCAAGTTCCGCAAGCGCTACTCGAACGGGCTCCAGTTCCTGCTGGCGTATACATGGTCGAAGACCATCGACGATGTTTCGTCGGTGGCGGGCTTCCTCGGCGACCAGAATCCGGGCTACACCAACAACAACCGGCGCGACCTGGACCGCTCGCTTTCGGCGCTCCACGTGCCGCACAACCTGGTCTTCAACTACCAGTGGGAGTTGCCGTTCGGCAAGGGGAAACCATACCTGAACGCGGGCGGCATCGCGAATCAGGCGCTTGGCGGGTGGATCCTGAATGGGATCACGTCCATCCAGTCCGGCAGCCCGATCTCGATCGCGTCGCGGCAGAACACGACGGGATCGTTCGGCGGCGGCCAGCGTCCGGACTCGACAGGGATCTCGAGCGCGACGCCGGGCAGCGACAAGGACCGCATCTTTGGCTGGTTCAACACGGCCGCGTTCATCGATGCGGCGCCGTACGCATTCGGCAACGTGGGCCGCTTCCTGCCGGATAACCTGGGCCCTGGACGCCACAACTGGGACGTGTCGATCTTGAAGAACGTCCCGTTCGGCGAGCGGTTCCGGCTACAGTTCCGGGCGGAGTTGTTCAACACGTTCAACATGGTGAATTTCCGAAACCCGGCAGGCACGACGCTCGGCCAACCGAACTTCGGGCGGATCACGGCCTCGGACGCGGCGCGGATCATCCAGTTTGGGTTGAAGCTGTACTACTGA
- a CDS encoding response regulator transcription factor, translating into MADDHTIVRKGVRMLIEAQADMEVTAEAQTGREAIERTRAIRPDVVIMDVSMPDLNGIEGTRQICDEFPHTRVLALSMHKDSVYVREILRAGARGYLLKDSDDADLLRAVRSVARGEAFLSPAISDAVLVDYRKHVTNPVDLLSSREREILTMIADGKTNKEIANTLNLSVYTVESHRGSVMEKLNLHNTGDIVRFAIRNGLIS; encoded by the coding sequence TTGGCTGACGACCACACGATCGTCCGCAAGGGCGTCCGGATGTTGATCGAGGCGCAGGCGGATATGGAAGTCACCGCGGAGGCGCAGACCGGACGCGAGGCGATTGAGCGGACACGGGCGATCCGGCCCGACGTGGTGATCATGGACGTGTCCATGCCGGACTTGAACGGCATTGAGGGCACGCGGCAGATCTGCGATGAGTTCCCGCACACCCGCGTGCTGGCGCTGAGCATGCACAAGGATTCCGTATACGTGCGCGAGATCCTGCGGGCGGGCGCACGCGGGTACCTGCTGAAGGATTCCGACGACGCCGACCTGCTGCGGGCGGTCCGCTCGGTGGCGCGCGGCGAAGCATTTCTGAGCCCAGCGATTTCCGACGCCGTCCTGGTGGACTACCGGAAGCACGTCACCAACCCGGTGGACCTGCTCTCAAGCCGCGAGCGCGAGATTCTGACGATGATCGCCGACGGGAAGACGAACAAGGAGATCGCGAACACGCTGAACCTCAGCGTCTACACGGTGGAGTCTCACCGCGGGAGCGTGATGGAGAAACTGAACCTTCACAACACCGGCGATATCGTGCGTTTCGCGATCCGGAACGGTCTGATCAGCTAG
- a CDS encoding DedA family protein: MIESELLHYGYLFVIAGTILEGDATLLTAAFLAHRGYFRLSLVLALAGVATIASSHVYFAAARRAGPKLLAAYEERGGTRTRKIVEWSRTNGGLLVLASRFMVGFRTLVPVVCGATNMPAARFAAWNLAGAVIWTVLFGSIGYAGGHVAGRLLHDLQRHEKLFAVLVAVAVAGAVLWRTHGRELADLWTLRRASR, encoded by the coding sequence ATGATCGAATCCGAACTCCTCCACTACGGCTACCTGTTCGTGATCGCCGGCACGATCCTAGAAGGCGACGCCACCCTCCTTACTGCCGCATTCCTCGCGCATCGCGGCTACTTCCGCCTCTCCCTCGTGCTGGCGCTGGCCGGCGTTGCAACCATCGCTTCGAGCCACGTCTACTTCGCGGCGGCGCGACGGGCCGGACCGAAGCTGCTCGCCGCCTACGAGGAGCGAGGCGGAACGCGAACGCGGAAGATCGTCGAGTGGTCCAGGACCAACGGCGGCCTCCTGGTGCTGGCTTCGCGCTTCATGGTCGGCTTCCGGACACTCGTCCCCGTTGTTTGCGGCGCGACGAACATGCCTGCGGCGCGCTTTGCCGCGTGGAACCTGGCCGGCGCGGTGATTTGGACTGTCTTGTTCGGCTCCATCGGATACGCCGGCGGCCACGTCGCCGGGCGGCTCCTCCATGACCTTCAGCGGCACGAGAAACTCTTCGCCGTACTTGTCGCCGTGGCCGTCGCCGGCGCGGTGTTGTGGAGAACGCACGGGCGCGAACTGGCCGATCTCTGGACACTCCGTCGGGCCTCCCGCTAG
- a CDS encoding CocE/NonD family hydrolase: MLRPALAALPLAMFPALPLAGQGLDSIKAHYTKYEYRIPMRDGVKLFTAVFTPKDTSKRYPFLLTRTPYSLRPYGADQYRESLGPSEEFAESGYIFVYQDVRGRWMSEGKYEHIRAYIANKSGKQVDEASDTYDTFAWLEKNIPNHNGRAGIWGISYPGFYTAMGSIDAHPIVKAVSPQAPVTDWFIGDDFHHNGALFLAHAFNFLIRNDKPFPEPVKKLDQDFDYGTPNGYQFYLRIGALPNVDERYFKQQSVFWREMMNHPNYDEFWQARDLRRGLKKIKPAVMTVGGWFDAEDVYGPLRIYETMEKNDPGSENILVMGPWYHGQWARDDGDHLGNVSFNAKTGDYYRKNIQFPFFEHHLKDQTDPKLPEAYVFETGTNVWRMHDSWPPKEAKAHTLYFHEGGKLGWDNAPTGDGFDEYRSDPRKPVPFIDYFATGMTREYMTDDQRFASTRPDVLVYQTEPLEADTTIAGPFTASLQVSVTGTDADFVVKLIDVYPDDYPDPKPNPKEMRMGGYQQMLRGEPFRGRFRNSFSKPEPFDPGKLTKVEFELPDIYHTFRREHRIMVQVQSSWFPLVDRNPQKYVEINNAREADFQAATHRVYRGRTGASHIRVLTLP; the protein is encoded by the coding sequence ATGCTGCGACCGGCGCTAGCGGCGCTCCCCCTCGCGATGTTCCCTGCCCTGCCACTGGCCGGGCAAGGTCTCGACTCCATCAAGGCTCATTACACCAAGTACGAATACCGCATCCCGATGCGTGACGGCGTGAAGCTGTTCACCGCGGTCTTCACGCCAAAAGACACATCGAAGCGCTATCCGTTTCTGCTCACCCGGACGCCTTACAGCCTGCGGCCCTACGGGGCCGACCAGTATCGCGAATCGCTCGGCCCCTCCGAGGAGTTCGCCGAGTCCGGATACATCTTCGTCTACCAGGACGTGCGCGGCCGGTGGATGTCGGAGGGTAAGTACGAGCACATTCGGGCCTACATCGCCAACAAGAGCGGCAAGCAGGTCGACGAGGCGAGCGACACCTACGACACGTTCGCATGGCTCGAGAAGAACATTCCCAACCATAACGGGCGGGCCGGCATCTGGGGCATCTCGTACCCGGGATTCTACACGGCGATGGGCTCGATCGACGCGCATCCGATCGTCAAGGCGGTATCGCCGCAGGCCCCGGTGACCGACTGGTTCATCGGCGACGATTTCCATCACAACGGCGCGCTGTTCCTCGCGCACGCCTTCAATTTCCTCATCCGCAACGACAAGCCGTTCCCGGAGCCGGTGAAGAAGCTCGACCAGGATTTCGACTACGGCACGCCGAACGGCTACCAGTTCTATCTGCGGATCGGCGCGCTGCCAAACGTCGACGAGCGCTATTTCAAACAGCAATCCGTCTTCTGGCGCGAGATGATGAACCATCCGAATTACGACGAGTTCTGGCAGGCGCGCGACTTGCGGCGGGGTTTGAAGAAGATCAAGCCGGCGGTGATGACGGTCGGGGGGTGGTTCGACGCCGAAGACGTCTACGGCCCGCTGCGGATCTACGAGACGATGGAGAAGAACGATCCGGGCAGCGAGAACATTCTGGTGATGGGTCCGTGGTATCACGGGCAGTGGGCGCGGGACGACGGCGATCACCTGGGCAACGTGAGCTTCAACGCGAAGACGGGCGACTACTATCGCAAGAACATCCAGTTCCCGTTCTTCGAACATCACCTGAAAGACCAGACCGATCCGAAGCTGCCCGAGGCATACGTCTTCGAGACCGGCACGAACGTCTGGCGCATGCACGACTCGTGGCCCCCCAAGGAGGCCAAGGCCCACACCCTTTATTTCCACGAAGGCGGAAAGCTCGGGTGGGACAACGCTCCCACCGGTGACGGCTTCGACGAGTACCGTTCCGACCCGCGCAAACCGGTGCCGTTCATCGACTACTTCGCCACCGGGATGACCCGTGAGTACATGACCGACGACCAGCGCTTCGCCTCAACCCGACCGGACGTTCTGGTCTACCAGACCGAGCCGCTCGAAGCGGACACGACGATCGCCGGCCCGTTCACCGCGAGCCTCCAGGTCTCGGTGACCGGCACCGACGCCGACTTCGTCGTGAAGCTGATCGACGTCTACCCCGACGACTATCCAGACCCGAAGCCGAATCCGAAGGAGATGCGCATGGGCGGCTATCAGCAAATGTTGCGCGGCGAGCCGTTCCGCGGCCGCTTCCGCAATAGCTTCTCCAAGCCGGAACCGTTCGATCCCGGGAAGCTGACGAAGGTGGAGTTCGAACTGCCCGACATCTACCACACGTTCCGGCGCGAGCACCGGATCATGGTTCAGGTGCAGAGCTCCTGGTTCCCGCTGGTGGACCGCAATCCGCAGAAGTACGTGGAGATCAACAACGCGCGGGAAGCGGACTTCCAAGCCGCCACCCACCGCGTCTATCGCGGCCGCACCGGCGCGTCGCATATCCGGGTGCTGACCCTGCCATGA
- a CDS encoding tetratricopeptide repeat protein, which produces MIAALLLAACHMDATPAAPEAMRKPIALDWKAGRSHEKATGDQQAQDYHDQGLAYLDSHAFVEAARSFQEALRLAPSTPLTLLRLSEAYRGAGFAPESAAYVEQATTAAERSPRARLWVEADRLAEQRAGASGKQRRRLNELSQRAIDALVETDSGDGRARIARGDSLEGAAAIAEYRAAAKLDSKSPGAHHRLAHALMDAGDFEAAIEAVRAYQAAAPHWPHGAHLLGHLMPLVGKWTEAREGLESIAEKDAHGLTLLAAMRARDGDRTGAEPLAAEACRLGRCAGLLTFLLEGARFDEVLEAAAAARSSTLREERCAAETSAGFALIEKPVEGDPRRAFKSARLVCKDGPGRIDLELLGALLETRSGKAKNLEPRILSLVEEAVRRPEWEHWVPLLSYYTHAILHAGHGEIAAEVETRLTSIDSGRTGQP; this is translated from the coding sequence ATGATCGCTGCCCTGCTGCTGGCGGCGTGTCACATGGACGCCACGCCAGCGGCGCCGGAGGCGATGCGGAAACCGATCGCCCTCGATTGGAAAGCGGGGCGTTCGCACGAGAAAGCGACCGGCGACCAGCAGGCGCAGGATTATCACGACCAGGGACTTGCCTACCTCGACTCTCACGCGTTCGTAGAGGCGGCGCGGTCGTTTCAGGAAGCGTTGCGACTGGCGCCTTCGACGCCACTCACCTTGCTTCGGCTGTCGGAGGCGTATCGGGGCGCGGGATTCGCGCCGGAGTCGGCCGCCTATGTGGAACAGGCGACAACGGCCGCGGAGCGATCGCCACGGGCGCGGCTCTGGGTGGAAGCCGACCGGCTTGCCGAGCAGCGCGCCGGGGCGTCGGGAAAGCAGCGGCGCCGATTGAATGAGCTATCTCAGCGCGCCATCGACGCATTGGTAGAAACAGACTCCGGAGACGGACGGGCGAGGATCGCGCGCGGCGACAGCCTCGAAGGCGCCGCCGCGATCGCCGAGTACCGGGCGGCGGCGAAACTGGATTCGAAGAGTCCGGGGGCGCATCACCGTCTGGCGCATGCACTGATGGACGCGGGCGACTTCGAAGCGGCGATCGAGGCCGTGCGCGCCTACCAGGCGGCGGCGCCGCATTGGCCGCACGGGGCGCACCTGCTGGGGCATCTGATGCCGTTGGTCGGCAAGTGGACCGAGGCGCGCGAAGGCCTGGAGTCGATCGCCGAGAAGGACGCCCACGGCCTTACTCTCCTTGCGGCAATGCGGGCTCGCGACGGCGACCGCACCGGCGCCGAACCGCTCGCCGCCGAGGCGTGCCGGCTGGGGCGCTGCGCGGGGCTGCTGACATTCCTGCTCGAGGGCGCCCGTTTCGACGAGGTGCTGGAGGCAGCGGCGGCGGCTCGCTCATCGACCTTGCGCGAAGAACGTTGCGCGGCGGAGACATCGGCCGGGTTCGCACTGATCGAGAAGCCGGTGGAGGGCGACCCGCGCCGCGCGTTCAAGTCCGCGAGGCTCGTCTGCAAGGACGGGCCGGGGCGGATCGATCTCGAGCTGCTAGGCGCGCTGCTCGAGACCCGGTCCGGAAAGGCGAAGAATCTCGAGCCCCGCATCCTCTCCCTGGTTGAGGAAGCGGTGCGCCGCCCCGAGTGGGAGCACTGGGTTCCGCTCCTCAGCTATTACACACACGCCATTCTGCACGCCGGGCACGGCGAGATCGCCGCCGAGGTGGAGACGCGGCTCACCAGCATCGACAGCGGGCGAACCGGCCAGCCGTAG
- a CDS encoding sensor histidine kinase yields MNSAPPSPSPLGLVLDPPMSRRQVLWVAIAGFGLVVGLVLLAGWLGYRGSDRIQEAAHTLVREHLVQSERGAQVEALIVGRTRELIDELTWILTLCFLLAAGTAGLTIWIIQRAFSKLEWQSRELAHVSWHMIDGHEKMARRFSHEMHDELGQSLSGLRRMLSGVQPGGFESIREECVGIVDEVIQNVRKLSQVLRPVILDDFGLDSALRWLCERFTRRTGVPIEYSSNFNQRLAEADETHLFRIAQEALTNIARHADATQAWVRLAVRASSVLLEVADNGRGLAMTNSGRGSSLGMVGMRARARQLDGELMIENQKNGGLRIRVEVPLHKVETDAEQENPSFVG; encoded by the coding sequence ATGAACTCAGCGCCACCGTCACCGTCGCCGTTGGGATTGGTGCTGGACCCGCCGATGTCGCGGCGGCAGGTGCTGTGGGTCGCCATCGCCGGCTTCGGACTGGTGGTGGGCCTGGTGCTGCTGGCGGGCTGGCTGGGCTACCGCGGCTCAGACCGGATCCAGGAGGCGGCGCACACGCTGGTCCGGGAGCATCTCGTGCAAAGCGAACGGGGCGCACAAGTAGAGGCGCTGATCGTCGGCCGGACGCGGGAGCTGATCGACGAACTGACCTGGATCTTGACTCTGTGCTTCCTGCTGGCGGCGGGAACGGCGGGATTGACGATCTGGATCATCCAGCGGGCGTTTTCGAAACTCGAATGGCAATCGCGGGAGCTGGCGCACGTCTCCTGGCACATGATCGACGGGCACGAGAAGATGGCGCGCCGGTTCTCGCACGAGATGCACGACGAACTGGGGCAATCGCTGAGCGGACTTCGCCGGATGCTGAGCGGGGTCCAGCCGGGCGGGTTCGAATCGATCCGCGAGGAGTGCGTGGGCATCGTCGACGAAGTGATCCAAAATGTGCGGAAGCTTTCGCAGGTGCTTCGTCCGGTGATTCTGGACGATTTCGGGCTGGACTCGGCGCTGCGGTGGCTGTGCGAGCGCTTCACGCGGCGCACGGGCGTTCCGATCGAGTATTCGTCGAATTTCAATCAGCGCCTGGCGGAAGCCGACGAAACGCATCTGTTTCGGATCGCGCAGGAGGCGCTCACCAACATCGCCCGCCACGCCGACGCGACGCAAGCCTGGGTCCGGCTGGCAGTGAGAGCGTCGTCGGTGCTGCTCGAAGTAGCCGACAACGGGCGCGGCCTCGCGATGACCAATAGCGGCCGGGGATCGAGCCTCGGCATGGTGGGAATGCGCGCCCGGGCGCGCCAGCTCGACGGCGAGCTGATGATTGAGAACCAGAAGAACGGCGGTCTCCGCATCCGCGTCGAGGTGCCGCTGCACAAGGTGGAGACGGATGCAGAGCAGGAAAATCCGAGTTTTGTTGGCTGA